In the Sphingobacterium sp. PCS056 genome, CACCGCAATACCGCAAATTGGAAACAGATGAATGATTTACCCAATTGGCATAATGTGAATGTTGCACAATGTTTTCGTGAGCCAGCAACTTATTATTTAAAAAGTCAATCTCCAGATGATTTGAAAGCTACCTACGACAATTTTCATTTTGTCAGACAGGTGTTTGGGCAGGTACCTGGTGGTATGTTTGGAGCGGATGAAAATGCCCGTCCAGGTTATACCGATCCACGACAAGGAGTCGAAACCTGTGGGATGGTCGAGCAGATGGCTTCCAATGAAATTTTACTAGGTATCACTGGAGATCCTTTTTGGGCAGATCACGCAGAAGATGTCGCATTCAACACCTATCCTGCAGCAGTAACCGCAGATTTTAAGGCATTACGTTATATTACAAGTCCCAATATGAGTTTGAGCGATAGTCGCAACCATGCTCCGGGGATTGATAATAGTGGACCATTTTTGATGATGAATCCCTTTAGTTCCAGATGTTGCCAGCATAATCATAGCCAAGGTTGGCCCTACTATGCCGAACACCTATATATGGGCACAAATGATAATGGGGTCGCAGCAGTGCTTTATGCAGCATCCAAAGCAGACGTGAAAGTCGCTAATAATCAACGTGTACATATTCAGCAAGAAACCAATTATCCATTCGACGAGACGATTTCATTTAAAATAACAACAACGTCCAAGCAAGTAGAGTTTCCCTTTTATCTGCGCATTCCTGCCTGGACAAAAGATATGAAGCTTAAAATCAATGGTAAAACTACTGATATCGTCGGCAATGGAAAGTATATCAAAGTAGATCGTATGTGGAAAGATGGTGATCTGATGGAGTTGGTCTTGCCTATGGAAATCCAAGTTAAACAATGGGCTGCAAATAAAAACTCGGTCAGTATCAATCGAGGACCGTTGACCTACGCTTTGAAAATAAAAGAAAATTATATACAGAAAGACAGTAAGCAATCGGCTATAGGGGATTCCAAATGGCAAGAGACTGCTGATCCGTCCAAATGGCCTTCTTTTGAAATACTTCCGCAGAGCGATTGGAACTATGGGTTAGTACCCGAGCAATTGACAGATTTAAAGCAATTAAAAGTTGTAAAAAAAGCATGGCCAAAAGATGGATTTCCCTTTGAAGCCCATGCTGTACCCATTTCAATTCTGGTGAAAGCGAAGATAATACCCGAATGGAAGATCGATGCGCATGGACTGACTGCTGTGTTGCCTCTCAGTCCAGTAAGTACCGAAACAAAAATACAGGAAGTGGAATTGATTCCAATGGGAGCAGCACGATTACGGATCGCAGCTTTTCCAACTGTAAAATAGTAATAGATAGATTTTAATGATTACACCTTTATGATGATGAAGAAAACCTTATTATTTGCAAGCTTATTGATGACCGTACAGATGAACTTTGCACAAGATTGGAAACCTGCAGGTTCGCGTATTTTAACTTCTTGGGGAGAACAAGTGAATGTTCAAAAACCTCATCCCGAATATCCAAGACCACAGCTTGTGCGCTCAAACAATTGGCAAAATCTAAATGGACTTTGGAAGTATGCCATCACAGCTGTTGGTGCCACGGAAATTCCAACCCAATGGGAAGGTGATATCTTGGTGCCTTTTGCCGTTGAATCAGCGTTGTCTGGTGTAGGAAAAGAAGTAGGTAAGGATAAAGCATTGTGGTATAGCAATAGCATTACTTTAGATAAAGCGGTTCAAAAAAATAAAGTTCTATTACATTTTGGTGCGGTAGATTGGCAGTGTGATGTATTTGTCAATAAACAATTGGTCGGCAGACATGAAGGTGGATTCGATCCCTTTACGATGGATATTTCTACATTTCTTAAAAAAGGAACCAAACAAGATATTGTTATTCGGGTATGGGATCCGACAGATGATGGCCCTCAACCGCGCGGAAAACAGGTGAATCATCCCAATGGAATCTGGTACACCCCAGTGACGGGGATATGGCAAACGGTTTGGTTAGAGAGTGTTCCACAAAGTCACATCGTCAGTACCAAGCAAACTCCGGACTTAGATGAAGGAAATTTGACATTTGAGGCTTTAGTGGCCGTCAGCCAACCAGGTGACCAGATTAAAGTAAAAGCCTTAGATGGTAATCGGGTTATGCAGGAACAATCGGGTGAACCCAACCAGGCGTTTACCATGGCTATTCCAAATGCTGAATCGTGGTCTCCTTCCAATCCAAAGCTTTATGATCTAGAAATTCAACTGCTACGAAAAGGTAAGCTGATCGATCAGGTAAAAAGTTATTTTGCGATGCGTAAGATATCGATGCAAAAGGATAAAGACGGTATTCAACGATTAATGCTTAATAATAAATTTACATTTCAATATGGACCTTTGGATCAAGGTTGGTGGCCAGACGGCTTGCATACTGCACCATCTGATGAAGCGTTAAAATTTGATGTCGTCAAGACTAAGGAAATGGGATTTAATATGATCCGAAAACATATTAAGGTGGAGCCAGCACGTTGGTACCGTCACTGCGACAGTATTGGTATGTTGGTGTGGCAAGATATGCCAAGTGGTGATCTTGGAGGCAATAACTGGGATATGCAACCGGGAAAAATTTCAGGAGGTGATCGTGACAAAACCCGATCAGCAATATCAGAACAATATTATCGCAAAGAATGGAAAGCGATTATGGAAGTGTTGCATAACTTCCCAAGTATTGTCATCTGGGTACCTTTCAATGAAGCATGGGGACAATTTAAGACTAAGGAAATTACAGAATGGACCATGGCAAATGACCCCTCTCGTTTGGTCAACAGTGCTAGCGGTGGCAATTTCATGGAAACAGGACATATACTCGACATCCACAATTATCCTGATGCCGCCATGCCCGATCCGTCTTTATTTGGAGCCAACCAAGTATTAGCATTAGGAGAATTTGGCGGCTTAGGTTTACCCGTAGAAGGTCATTCTTGGCAGCAAAAGGACAACTGGGGGTATCAAAGTTTTAAAAACAAAACAGAGCTATTGGACCGGTATAAAAGACTCATCCATGATTTAAACCGCTTAATTCCAATGGGATTATCAGCTGCCGTTTATACACAGACCACAGATGTAGAAGTGGAAACAAATGGGCTCATGACCTATGATCGGAAAGTAATGAAAATGCCAGAAAGTGAACTGAAGGCAATTCATAAGCCGCTATATGATTTTGTACTTAAACGTTAGTGTTATCGTTCAACTCACCTGAATATTATGAAGTTAAAGCATGCTCATATACGTGGGTGGATTTTAAATCTACAGCTATCTTAGGTGAGTACTTCATCAAAATAGGAGCAGACAAGGAAAAAAAGTAAAACAGATTTAGATAGGTTGGTTTGTAGGACCTTGCGCATACCTGTATGCAGCAAGGTTCTTTTTTTGACCACGTATTTTAAGACATCAAATAAATCAGGGATCATATGAATCAAGCAAATATTATCGGGCGTTGTTTAGTCGTTATTGTTTATTTTTCGATTTCATGCAGTAGCTTAGGACATAGGGAACGAAATTCAACAGATAGCAAGATTACGAGCAAGGGTGGTGCGACATATCTGAATCCAGTATTTGAACCCATACTTGCAGATCCAACGGTGATCAAGGAACCTGAGACCCCTTATTTCTATGCATATGGCACCGCAGATAATTGGGGAGATCAACGCGGAGAACGTCTCGTATCTATACTGCAATCCAAAGATCTAGTTCATTGGAAATGGATAGGCACCGCCTTTCAACAGAAACCATCTTGGAAAACTTCAGGAGGAATCTGGGCCCCTGATGTTGTCAAGGTAAAAAACAAATACCTGCTTTACTATGCCTTTTCCACTTGGGGAGACCCCAATCCGGGCATTGGTGTTGCGGTTGCAGATCGACCCGTTGGTCCATTCTTAGATCAGG is a window encoding:
- a CDS encoding beta-L-arabinofuranosidase domain-containing protein, with the translated sequence MITKKIVFLVFSVCIWISTSAQKGSVAVVEQLPVNGKNSNYINNRLPLKQNVLLKIPVGNIVPMGWLGKYLALQKEGLTGHLGEISAWLSKKNNAWLSPDGKGDFGWEEVPYWLKGYAHLGYILKDPKILAESKIWLEGAIQSQRPDGYFGPLILRNNKPDLWGNMIMLWCLQSYYEYSPDPRVLDLMTKYFKWQLQLPDSFFLKDYWENSRGGDNLLSVYWLYNRTQGNEWLMQLADKIHRNTANWKQMNDLPNWHNVNVAQCFREPATYYLKSQSPDDLKATYDNFHFVRQVFGQVPGGMFGADENARPGYTDPRQGVETCGMVEQMASNEILLGITGDPFWADHAEDVAFNTYPAAVTADFKALRYITSPNMSLSDSRNHAPGIDNSGPFLMMNPFSSRCCQHNHSQGWPYYAEHLYMGTNDNGVAAVLYAASKADVKVANNQRVHIQQETNYPFDETISFKITTTSKQVEFPFYLRIPAWTKDMKLKINGKTTDIVGNGKYIKVDRMWKDGDLMELVLPMEIQVKQWAANKNSVSINRGPLTYALKIKENYIQKDSKQSAIGDSKWQETADPSKWPSFEILPQSDWNYGLVPEQLTDLKQLKVVKKAWPKDGFPFEAHAVPISILVKAKIIPEWKIDAHGLTAVLPLSPVSTETKIQEVELIPMGAARLRIAAFPTVK
- a CDS encoding glycoside hydrolase family 2 protein, producing the protein MMMKKTLLFASLLMTVQMNFAQDWKPAGSRILTSWGEQVNVQKPHPEYPRPQLVRSNNWQNLNGLWKYAITAVGATEIPTQWEGDILVPFAVESALSGVGKEVGKDKALWYSNSITLDKAVQKNKVLLHFGAVDWQCDVFVNKQLVGRHEGGFDPFTMDISTFLKKGTKQDIVIRVWDPTDDGPQPRGKQVNHPNGIWYTPVTGIWQTVWLESVPQSHIVSTKQTPDLDEGNLTFEALVAVSQPGDQIKVKALDGNRVMQEQSGEPNQAFTMAIPNAESWSPSNPKLYDLEIQLLRKGKLIDQVKSYFAMRKISMQKDKDGIQRLMLNNKFTFQYGPLDQGWWPDGLHTAPSDEALKFDVVKTKEMGFNMIRKHIKVEPARWYRHCDSIGMLVWQDMPSGDLGGNNWDMQPGKISGGDRDKTRSAISEQYYRKEWKAIMEVLHNFPSIVIWVPFNEAWGQFKTKEITEWTMANDPSRLVNSASGGNFMETGHILDIHNYPDAAMPDPSLFGANQVLALGEFGGLGLPVEGHSWQQKDNWGYQSFKNKTELLDRYKRLIHDLNRLIPMGLSAAVYTQTTDVEVETNGLMTYDRKVMKMPESELKAIHKPLYDFVLKR